A genomic region of Notamacropus eugenii isolate mMacEug1 chromosome 3, mMacEug1.pri_v2, whole genome shotgun sequence contains the following coding sequences:
- the GPR22 gene encoding G-protein coupled receptor 22 gives MCFSPILEINMQSESNITVRDDIDDINTNMYPSSSYPLSFQVSLTGFLMLEIVLGLGSNLTVLVLYCMKSNLINSVSNIITMNLHVLDVIICVGCIPLTIVILLLSLESNTALICCFHEACVSFASVSTAINVFAITLDRYDISVKPANRILTMGRAVMLMTSIWIVSFFSFLIPFIEVNFFSLQSESRWKNKTLLCVSRNEYHTELGMYYHLLVQIPIFFFTVIVMLITYTKILQALNIRIGTRFSTGQKKKARKKKTISLTTQHETTDVSQSSGGRNVVFGVRTSVSVIIALRRAVKRHRERRERQKRVFRMSLLIISTFLLCWTPISVLNTTILCLGPSDLLVKLRLCFLVMAYGTTIFHPLLYAFTRQKFQKVLKSKMKKRVVSIVEADPMPNNAVIHNSWIDPKRNKTITFEDSEVREKCLVPQVVTD, from the coding sequence ATGTGTTTCTCTCCCATTCTGGAAATCAACATGCAGTCTGAATCTAACATTACAGTCCGAGATGACATTGATGACATCAACACCAATATGTACCCATCATCATCATATCCATTAAGCTTTCAAGTATCTCTCACTGGATTTCTCATGTTAGAAATTGTATTGGGACTTGGCAGCAACCTCACAGTATTGGTACTTTACTGCATGAAATCCAACTTAATCAACTCTGTCAGTAACATTATTACAATGAATCTTCATGTACTTGATGTAATTATTTGTGTAGGATGTATTCCTCTAACTATAGTTATTCTTCTACTTTCACTGGAGAGTAATACTGCTCTCATCTGTTGCTTCCATGAGGCTTGTGTATCCTTTGCAAGTGTCTCAACTGCAATCAATGTTTTTGCAATCACTTTGGACCGATATGATATCTCTGTAAAACCTGCAAACCGAATTTTGACGATGGGAAGAGCTGTCATGTTAATGACATCCATCTggattgtctcatttttctctttcctaattCCCTTTATTGAGGtcaattttttcagtcttcaaaGTGAAAGCAGATGGAAAAACAAGACGCTTCTCTGTGTCAGTAGAAATGAATACCACACTGAGCTGGGGATGTACTACCACTTGCTAGTACAGATTCCAATCTTCTTTTTCACTGTTATAGTAATGCTAATTACCTATACCAAAATACTTCAAGCCCTAAACATTCGAATAGGCACAAGATTTTCAACAGggcaaaagaagaaagcaagaaagaaaaagaccattTCTCTGACCACACAGCATGAGACTACTGATGTATCCCAAAGCAGTGGTGGGAGAAATGTAGTTTTTGGTGTAAGAACTTCTGTTTCTGTCATAATTGCTCTCCGGCGAGCCGTGAAGAGACACCGAGAACGACGggagaggcaaaagagagtcttCAGAAtgtctctgttgattatttcaacgTTTCTTCTCTGCTGGACACCAATTTCTGTTTTAAACACTACCATTTTATGTTTGGGCCCAAGTGACCTTCTGGTAAAATTAAGATTGTGTTTTCTAGTTATGGCCTATGGAACTACCATATTTCACCCTCTACTATATGCATTTACTAGACAAAAATTTCAAAAAGtcttgaaaagtaaaatgaaaaagcgAGTTGTCTCAATTGTAGAAGCAGATCCTATGCCTAATAATGCTGTAATACACAATTCTTGGATAGATCCTAAAAGGAATAAAACAATTACTTTTGAAGACAGTGAAGTAAGAGAGAAATGTTTAGTACCACAGGTTGTTACAGACTAA